The following are encoded together in the Zingiber officinale cultivar Zhangliang chromosome 8A, Zo_v1.1, whole genome shotgun sequence genome:
- the LOC122012045 gene encoding cytochrome b561 and DOMON domain-containing protein At4g12980-like: MVYLHVSCQILGYDIGVSGWTTGLALGNKSKGIVHTTHRNIGITLFTLCTLQVDNHEFWFMGFLNYDIAVHHMYEALCYLQKEASPQR; encoded by the exons ATGGTTTACCTCCATGTTTCTTGCCAAATCCTTGGCTATGACATTGGTGTTAGTGGCTGGACTACTGGTCTTGCCCTTGGGAACAAATCCAAGGGTATTGTGCACACCACTCACAGGAACATTGGCATCACCCTCTTCACTCTTTGCACTTTACAA GTCGACAATCATGAATTCTGGTTCATGGGGTTTCTGAACTACGACATTGCTGTGCACCATATGTACGAAGCTTTGTGCTATTTGCAAAAGGAAGCATCGCCGCAACGATAG
- the LOC122012044 gene encoding cytochrome b561 and DOMON domain-containing protein At5g48750-like — MIEYQTLITFRQTDNTMGVKTYNITKYEPISEGPIVYETSDLVTEFADGVVRMLRKVKLPKGTTMVNQVWQMEAKVMDGVPQKDNFKPLKSMGKVDLLSRGISATGSSTSRSKIVSEILAISILLFTQKLLSGSKNNFLGFIVAVILCTDLGGICGRAQLFHTATTPSGDLNLQLGDFVSGDVSYSFSLSILISSIRFDPCAFD; from the coding sequence ATGATCGAGTACCAGACCCTAATCACCTTCCGCCAGACCGACAACACGATGGGGGTGAAGACCTACAACATCACCAAGTACGAACCCATCTCCGAGGGTCCGATCGTGTACGAGACGTCGGATTTGGTGACAGAGTTCGCCGATGGTGTGGTGCGGATGCTCAGGAAGGTGAAGCTACCCAAGGGGACAACGATGGTGAACCAGGTGTGGCAGATGGAGGCAAAGGTCATGGATGGTGTGCCCCAGAAGGACAATTTCAAGCCTTTGAAGTCGATGGGGAAGGTGGATCTCCTCAGTAGAGGAATCTCCGCCACTGGGTCTTCAACATCCAGAAGCAAAATTGTGAGTGAGATTTTAGCGATTTCCATCTTGTTATTTACTCAAAAACTCCTCTCTGGTAGCAAAAATAACTTCTTAGGGTTCATCGTCGCTGTCATCTTGTGCACTGATCTTGGGGGAATTTGTGGGCGAGCTCAGCTATTTCATACCGCCACGACGCCATCCGGAGATCTAAATCTGCAGCTTGGAGATTTCGTTTCAGGCGATGTTTCTTACTCCTTTTCACTTTCTATTTTGATTTCATCCATTCGTTTTGATCCATGTGCTTTTGATTGA